One stretch of Callospermophilus lateralis isolate mCalLat2 chromosome 11, mCalLat2.hap1, whole genome shotgun sequence DNA includes these proteins:
- the Sirt7 gene encoding NAD-dependent protein deacetylase sirtuin-7 isoform X3 translates to MAAGGLSRSERKAAERVRRLREEQQRERLRQVSRILRKAATERSVEEGRLLAESEDLVTELQGRSRRREGLKRRQEEVCDDPEELRRKVQELAGAVRNAKYLVVYTGAGISTAASIPDYRGPNGVWTLLQKGRNVSATDLSEAEPTLTHMSIACLHEQKLVQHVVSQNCDGLHLRSGLPRTAISELHGNMYIEVCTSCIPNREYVRVFDVTERTALHRHQTGRTCHKCGAQLRDTIVHFGERGILGQPLNWEAATEAASKADTILCLGSSLKVLKKYPRLWCMTKPPSRRPKLYIVNLQWTPKDDWAALKLHGKCDDVMQLLMDELGLEIPLYNSQTHDFFTM, encoded by the exons ATGGCAGCCGGCGGTCTCAGCCGCTCGGAACGCAAGGCGGCGGAGCGGGTCCGGAGGCTGCGGGAGGAGCAGCAGCGGGAGCGACTTCGCCAG GTGTCGCGCATCCTGAGGAAGGCGGCGACCGAGCGCAGCGTCGAGGAGGGCCGGCTGCTGGCCGAGAGCGAGGACCTTGTCACCGAGCTGCAGGGCCGGAGTCGGCGGCGCGAGGGTCTCAAGCGGCGGCAGGAGGAG GTGTGCGATGACCCAGAGGAGCTGCGGAGGAAGGTCCAGGAGTTGGCCGGCGCCGTCCGGAATGCCAAATACTTGGTGGTCTACACCGGCGCGGGCATCAGCACG GCAGCCTCTATCCCAGATTACCGGGGCCCTAATGGAGTGTGGACACTGCTTCAGAAAGGGAGAAATGTGAG TGCTACCGACCTGAGTGAAGCAGAGCCTACGCTCACCCACATGAGTATTGCTTGTTTACATGAACAAAAGCTG GTACAGCACGTGGTGTCTCAAAATTGTGACGGGCTCCATCTGCGAAGTGGACTGCCACGCACCGCCATTTCAGAGCTCCACGGGAACATGTACATTGAA GTCTGCACCTCCTGCATCCCCAACAGGGAGTATGTGCGTGTATTTGATGTGACAGAACGCACTGCTCTCCACCGACACCAGACAGGCCGGACCTGCCACAAGTGTGGGGCTCAGCTCCGGGATACCATTGTGCACTTTGGAGAGAGGGGAATTTTGGGACAGCCTCTGAACTGGGAGGCCGCAACAGAGGCTGCAAGCAAAGCAGACACGATCTTGTGTTTAGGGTCCAGCTTGAAG GTTCTAAAGAAGTATCCCCGCCTCTGGTGCATGACCAAGCCCCCCAGCCGGCGGCCCAAGCTCTACATTGTGAACCTACAG TGGACCCCGAAGGATGACTGGGCTGCCTTGAAGCTTCATGGGAAATGTGATGATGTCATGCAGCTCCTCATGGATGAGCTGGGCCTAGAGATCCCCCTCTACAACAG TCAGACACATGATTTCTTCACGATGTAG
- the Sirt7 gene encoding NAD-dependent protein deacetylase sirtuin-7 isoform X2 yields the protein MAAGGLSRSERKAAERVRRLREEQQRERLRQVSRILRKAATERSVEEGRLLAESEDLVTELQGRSRRREGLKRRQEEVCDDPEELRRKVQELAGAVRNAKYLVVYTGAGISTAASIPDYRGPNGVWTLLQKGRNVSATDLSEAEPTLTHMSIACLHEQKLVQHVVSQNCDGLHLRSGLPRTAISELHGNMYIEVCTSCIPNREYVRVFDVTERTALHRHQTGRTCHKCGAQLRDTIVHFGERGILGQPLNWEAATEAASKADTILCLGSSLKVLKKYPRLWCMTKPPSRRPKLYIVNLQWTPKDDWAALKLHGKCDDVMQLLMDELGLEIPLYNRWQDPIFSLATPLRAGEEGSHSRKSLCRSREEAPPGDRGAPLTSGPILGGWFGRGCAKRAKRKKAT from the exons ATGGCAGCCGGCGGTCTCAGCCGCTCGGAACGCAAGGCGGCGGAGCGGGTCCGGAGGCTGCGGGAGGAGCAGCAGCGGGAGCGACTTCGCCAG GTGTCGCGCATCCTGAGGAAGGCGGCGACCGAGCGCAGCGTCGAGGAGGGCCGGCTGCTGGCCGAGAGCGAGGACCTTGTCACCGAGCTGCAGGGCCGGAGTCGGCGGCGCGAGGGTCTCAAGCGGCGGCAGGAGGAG GTGTGCGATGACCCAGAGGAGCTGCGGAGGAAGGTCCAGGAGTTGGCCGGCGCCGTCCGGAATGCCAAATACTTGGTGGTCTACACCGGCGCGGGCATCAGCACG GCAGCCTCTATCCCAGATTACCGGGGCCCTAATGGAGTGTGGACACTGCTTCAGAAAGGGAGAAATGTGAG TGCTACCGACCTGAGTGAAGCAGAGCCTACGCTCACCCACATGAGTATTGCTTGTTTACATGAACAAAAGCTG GTACAGCACGTGGTGTCTCAAAATTGTGACGGGCTCCATCTGCGAAGTGGACTGCCACGCACCGCCATTTCAGAGCTCCACGGGAACATGTACATTGAA GTCTGCACCTCCTGCATCCCCAACAGGGAGTATGTGCGTGTATTTGATGTGACAGAACGCACTGCTCTCCACCGACACCAGACAGGCCGGACCTGCCACAAGTGTGGGGCTCAGCTCCGGGATACCATTGTGCACTTTGGAGAGAGGGGAATTTTGGGACAGCCTCTGAACTGGGAGGCCGCAACAGAGGCTGCAAGCAAAGCAGACACGATCTTGTGTTTAGGGTCCAGCTTGAAG GTTCTAAAGAAGTATCCCCGCCTCTGGTGCATGACCAAGCCCCCCAGCCGGCGGCCCAAGCTCTACATTGTGAACCTACAG TGGACCCCGAAGGATGACTGGGCTGCCTTGAAGCTTCATGGGAAATGTGATGATGTCATGCAGCTCCTCATGGATGAGCTGGGCCTAGAGATCCCCCTCTACAACAG GTGGCAGGACCCAATCTTCTCCCTGGCGACTCCCCTTCGAGCTGGTGAAGAAGGCAGCCACAGTCGGAAGTCGTTGTGCCGAAGCAGAGAGGAGGCCCCGCCTGGGGACCGGGGTGCCCCACTTACCTCAGGCCCCATCCTAGGGGGCTGGTTTGGCAGGGGCTGTGCCAAACGTGCAAAAAGGAAGAAAGCCACATAA
- the Sirt7 gene encoding NAD-dependent protein deacetylase sirtuin-7 isoform X4, producing MAAGGLSRSERKAAERVRRLREEQQRERLRQVSRILRKAATERSVEEGRLLAESEDLVTELQGRSRRREGLKRRQEEVCDDPEELRRKVQELAGAVRNAKYLVVYTGAGISTAASIPDYRGPNGVWTLLQKGRNVSATDLSEAEPTLTHMSIACLHEQKLVQHVVSQNCDGLHLRSGLPRTAISELHGNMYIEVCTSCIPNREYVRVFDVTERTALHRHQTGRTCHKCGAQLRDTIVHFGERGILGQPLNWEAATEAASKADTILCLGSSLKVLKKYPRLWCMTKPPSRRPKLYIVNLQWTPKDDWAALKLHGKCDDVMQLLMDELGLEIPLYNRVL from the exons ATGGCAGCCGGCGGTCTCAGCCGCTCGGAACGCAAGGCGGCGGAGCGGGTCCGGAGGCTGCGGGAGGAGCAGCAGCGGGAGCGACTTCGCCAG GTGTCGCGCATCCTGAGGAAGGCGGCGACCGAGCGCAGCGTCGAGGAGGGCCGGCTGCTGGCCGAGAGCGAGGACCTTGTCACCGAGCTGCAGGGCCGGAGTCGGCGGCGCGAGGGTCTCAAGCGGCGGCAGGAGGAG GTGTGCGATGACCCAGAGGAGCTGCGGAGGAAGGTCCAGGAGTTGGCCGGCGCCGTCCGGAATGCCAAATACTTGGTGGTCTACACCGGCGCGGGCATCAGCACG GCAGCCTCTATCCCAGATTACCGGGGCCCTAATGGAGTGTGGACACTGCTTCAGAAAGGGAGAAATGTGAG TGCTACCGACCTGAGTGAAGCAGAGCCTACGCTCACCCACATGAGTATTGCTTGTTTACATGAACAAAAGCTG GTACAGCACGTGGTGTCTCAAAATTGTGACGGGCTCCATCTGCGAAGTGGACTGCCACGCACCGCCATTTCAGAGCTCCACGGGAACATGTACATTGAA GTCTGCACCTCCTGCATCCCCAACAGGGAGTATGTGCGTGTATTTGATGTGACAGAACGCACTGCTCTCCACCGACACCAGACAGGCCGGACCTGCCACAAGTGTGGGGCTCAGCTCCGGGATACCATTGTGCACTTTGGAGAGAGGGGAATTTTGGGACAGCCTCTGAACTGGGAGGCCGCAACAGAGGCTGCAAGCAAAGCAGACACGATCTTGTGTTTAGGGTCCAGCTTGAAG GTTCTAAAGAAGTATCCCCGCCTCTGGTGCATGACCAAGCCCCCCAGCCGGCGGCCCAAGCTCTACATTGTGAACCTACAG TGGACCCCGAAGGATGACTGGGCTGCCTTGAAGCTTCATGGGAAATGTGATGATGTCATGCAGCTCCTCATGGATGAGCTGGGCCTAGAGATCCCCCTCTACAACAG GGTCTTATAG
- the Sirt7 gene encoding NAD-dependent protein deacetylase sirtuin-7 isoform X1: MAAGGLSRSERKAAERVRRLREEQQRERLRQVSRILRKAATERSVEEGRLLAESEDLVTELQGRSRRREGLKRRQEEVCDDPEELRRKVQELAGAVRNAKYLVVYTGAGISTAASIPDYRGPNGVWTLLQKGRNVSATDLSEAEPTLTHMSIACLHEQKLVQHVVSQNCDGLHLRSGLPRTAISELHGNMYIEVCTSCIPNREYVRVFDVTERTALHRHQTGRTCHKCGAQLRDTIVHFGERGILGQPLNWEAATEAASKADTILCLGSSLKVLKKYPRLWCMTKPPSRRPKLYIVNLQWTPKDDWAALKLHGKCDDVMQLLMDELGLEIPLYNSLWAAPPQSAGHPSHPRRAVWEGEEGLVHLPLAEQKKGGRTQSSPWRLPFELVKKAATVGSRCAEAERRPRLGTGVPHLPQAPS; encoded by the exons ATGGCAGCCGGCGGTCTCAGCCGCTCGGAACGCAAGGCGGCGGAGCGGGTCCGGAGGCTGCGGGAGGAGCAGCAGCGGGAGCGACTTCGCCAG GTGTCGCGCATCCTGAGGAAGGCGGCGACCGAGCGCAGCGTCGAGGAGGGCCGGCTGCTGGCCGAGAGCGAGGACCTTGTCACCGAGCTGCAGGGCCGGAGTCGGCGGCGCGAGGGTCTCAAGCGGCGGCAGGAGGAG GTGTGCGATGACCCAGAGGAGCTGCGGAGGAAGGTCCAGGAGTTGGCCGGCGCCGTCCGGAATGCCAAATACTTGGTGGTCTACACCGGCGCGGGCATCAGCACG GCAGCCTCTATCCCAGATTACCGGGGCCCTAATGGAGTGTGGACACTGCTTCAGAAAGGGAGAAATGTGAG TGCTACCGACCTGAGTGAAGCAGAGCCTACGCTCACCCACATGAGTATTGCTTGTTTACATGAACAAAAGCTG GTACAGCACGTGGTGTCTCAAAATTGTGACGGGCTCCATCTGCGAAGTGGACTGCCACGCACCGCCATTTCAGAGCTCCACGGGAACATGTACATTGAA GTCTGCACCTCCTGCATCCCCAACAGGGAGTATGTGCGTGTATTTGATGTGACAGAACGCACTGCTCTCCACCGACACCAGACAGGCCGGACCTGCCACAAGTGTGGGGCTCAGCTCCGGGATACCATTGTGCACTTTGGAGAGAGGGGAATTTTGGGACAGCCTCTGAACTGGGAGGCCGCAACAGAGGCTGCAAGCAAAGCAGACACGATCTTGTGTTTAGGGTCCAGCTTGAAG GTTCTAAAGAAGTATCCCCGCCTCTGGTGCATGACCAAGCCCCCCAGCCGGCGGCCCAAGCTCTACATTGTGAACCTACAG TGGACCCCGAAGGATGACTGGGCTGCCTTGAAGCTTCATGGGAAATGTGATGATGTCATGCAGCTCCTCATGGATGAGCTGGGCCTAGAGATCCCCCTCTACAACAG TCTGTGGGCCGCTCCTCCCCAGTCAGCTGGCCATCCTTCTCATCCCCGTCGTGCAGTCTGGGAAGGGGAAGAGGGTCTGGTCCACCTGCCCCTGGCTGAACAAAAGAAAG GTGGCAGGACCCAATCTTCTCCCTGGCGACTCCCCTTCGAGCTGGTGAAGAAGGCAGCCACAGTCGGAAGTCGTTGTGCCGAAGCAGAGAGGAGGCCCCGCCTGGGGACCGGGGTGCCCCACTTACCTCAGGCCCCATCCTAG
- the Pcyt2 gene encoding ethanolamine-phosphate cytidylyltransferase isoform X2, with translation MIRNGHGAAGGAERPSPAGRRAVRVWCDGCYDMVHYGHSNQLRQARAMGDYLIVGVHTDEEIAKHKGPPVFTQEERYKMVQAIKWVDEVVPAAPYVTTLETLDKYNCDFCVHGNDITLTVDGRDTYEEVKQAGRYRECKRTQGVSTTDLVGRMLLVTKAHHSSQEMSSEYREYADSFGKCPGGRNPWTGVSQFLQTSQKIIQFASGKEPQPGETVIYVAGAFDLFHIGHVDFLEKVYRLADRPYVIAGLHFDQEVNRYKGKNYPIMNLHERTLSVLACRYVSEVVIGAPYAVTAELLGHFKVDLVCHGKTEIVPDRDGSDPYQEPKRRGIFYQIDSGSDLTTDLIVQRIIKNRLEYEARNQKKEAKELAFLEATRQQEIQPVREGD, from the exons ATGATCCGTAACGGGCACGGGGCGGCGGGCGGCGCGGAGCGGCCGAGCCCAGCGGGCAGGCGCGCGGTGCGGGTGTGGTGCGACGGCTG CTATGACATGGTGCATTATGGCCATTCCAACCAGCTGCGGCAGGCACGAGCCATGGGAGATTACCTGATTGTGGGCGTTCACACCGATG AGGAGATCGCCAAGCACAAAGGGCCCCCGGTGTTCACCCAGGAGGAGAGATACAAAATGGTGCAGGCCATCAAGTGGGTGGATGAGGTGGTGCCTGCGGCTCCCTATGTCACCACCCTGGAGACGCTGGACAAGTACAACTGCGACTTCTGTGTGCACGGCA ATGACATCACACTGACTGTAGATGGCCGTGACACCTACGAGGAAGTGAAACAGGCTGGGAGGTACAG AGAGTGCAAACGCACCCAGGGCGTATCTACCACAGACCTCGTGGGCCGCATGCTGCTTGTGACCAAGGCCCATCATAGCAGCCAG GAGATGTCCTCCGAGTACAGGGAGTACGCAGACAGCTTTGGCAAG TGTCCTGGGGGGCGCAACCCCTGGACAGGGGTGTCCCAGTTTCTACAGACATCCCAGAAGATCATCCAGTTTGCTTCTGGGAAGGAGCCCCAGCCAGGGGAGACGGTCATCTATGTGGCTGGTGCCTTTGACCTGTTCC atattgggCACGTGGACTTTCTCGAGAAGGTGTACAGGCTAGCTGACAGGCCCTACGTCATCGCCGGCCTGCACTTTGACCAG GAGGTCAATCGCTACAAGGGGAAGAACTATCCCATCATGAACCTGCATGAGCGGACCTTGAGTGTGCTGGCCTGCCGG TATGTGTCAGAAGTGGTGATTGGGGCCCCATATGCAGTCACAGCAGAGCTCCTGGGTCACTTCAAG GTGGACCTTGTATGTCATGGGAAGACAGAAATCGTGCCTGACAGGGACGGCTCTGATCCCTACCAG GAACCCAAGAGGAGAGGCATCTTCTATCAGATTGAcagtggcagtgacctcactACGGACCTCATTGTGCAGAGGATCATTAAAAACAG GTTAGAGTATGAGGCACGAAACCAGAAGAAAGAAGCCAAGGAGCTGGCCTTCCTCGAGGCCACAAGGCAGCAGGAGATACAGCCTGTGCGGGAGGGCGACTAG
- the Pcyt2 gene encoding ethanolamine-phosphate cytidylyltransferase isoform X1 has protein sequence MIRNGHGAAGGAERPSPAGRRAVRVWCDGCYDMVHYGHSNQLRQARAMGDYLIVGVHTDEEIAKHKGPPVFTQEERYKMVQAIKWVDEVVPAAPYVTTLETLDKYNCDFCVHGNDITLTVDGRDTYEEVKQAGRYRECKRTQGVSTTDLVGRMLLVTKAHHSSQEMSSEYREYADSFGKPPHPTPAGDILSSGGSSQCPGGRNPWTGVSQFLQTSQKIIQFASGKEPQPGETVIYVAGAFDLFHIGHVDFLEKVYRLADRPYVIAGLHFDQEVNRYKGKNYPIMNLHERTLSVLACRYVSEVVIGAPYAVTAELLGHFKVDLVCHGKTEIVPDRDGSDPYQEPKRRGIFYQIDSGSDLTTDLIVQRIIKNRLEYEARNQKKEAKELAFLEATRQQEIQPVREGD, from the exons ATGATCCGTAACGGGCACGGGGCGGCGGGCGGCGCGGAGCGGCCGAGCCCAGCGGGCAGGCGCGCGGTGCGGGTGTGGTGCGACGGCTG CTATGACATGGTGCATTATGGCCATTCCAACCAGCTGCGGCAGGCACGAGCCATGGGAGATTACCTGATTGTGGGCGTTCACACCGATG AGGAGATCGCCAAGCACAAAGGGCCCCCGGTGTTCACCCAGGAGGAGAGATACAAAATGGTGCAGGCCATCAAGTGGGTGGATGAGGTGGTGCCTGCGGCTCCCTATGTCACCACCCTGGAGACGCTGGACAAGTACAACTGCGACTTCTGTGTGCACGGCA ATGACATCACACTGACTGTAGATGGCCGTGACACCTACGAGGAAGTGAAACAGGCTGGGAGGTACAG AGAGTGCAAACGCACCCAGGGCGTATCTACCACAGACCTCGTGGGCCGCATGCTGCTTGTGACCAAGGCCCATCATAGCAGCCAG GAGATGTCCTCCGAGTACAGGGAGTACGCAGACAGCTTTGGCAAG CCCCCTCACCCGACACCTGCCGGGGACATACTTTCCTCAGGAGGCTCCTCCCAG TGTCCTGGGGGGCGCAACCCCTGGACAGGGGTGTCCCAGTTTCTACAGACATCCCAGAAGATCATCCAGTTTGCTTCTGGGAAGGAGCCCCAGCCAGGGGAGACGGTCATCTATGTGGCTGGTGCCTTTGACCTGTTCC atattgggCACGTGGACTTTCTCGAGAAGGTGTACAGGCTAGCTGACAGGCCCTACGTCATCGCCGGCCTGCACTTTGACCAG GAGGTCAATCGCTACAAGGGGAAGAACTATCCCATCATGAACCTGCATGAGCGGACCTTGAGTGTGCTGGCCTGCCGG TATGTGTCAGAAGTGGTGATTGGGGCCCCATATGCAGTCACAGCAGAGCTCCTGGGTCACTTCAAG GTGGACCTTGTATGTCATGGGAAGACAGAAATCGTGCCTGACAGGGACGGCTCTGATCCCTACCAG GAACCCAAGAGGAGAGGCATCTTCTATCAGATTGAcagtggcagtgacctcactACGGACCTCATTGTGCAGAGGATCATTAAAAACAG GTTAGAGTATGAGGCACGAAACCAGAAGAAAGAAGCCAAGGAGCTGGCCTTCCTCGAGGCCACAAGGCAGCAGGAGATACAGCCTGTGCGGGAGGGCGACTAG
- the Npb gene encoding neuropeptide B: MARHAILVAAALALLLLLAPQGLAWYKPAAGPSHYSVGRAAGLLSGFRGSPFARRSELTGGTGLQRRAGASSELRPSLRSLVSARRGAAGAGGCGRPPQPPPPTQAVCVKDVTPNLQSCQRLPDGDGTFQCKADVFLSLRAADCHRT, translated from the coding sequence ATGGCCCGGCACGCGATACTGGTGGCCGCGGCCCTGGCGCTGCTCTTGCTGCTGGCTCCACAGGGTCTCGCGTGGTACAAGCCGGCGGCCGGGCCCAGCCATTACTCGGTGGGCCGCGCCGCGGGACTACTGTCCGGCTTCCGCGGATCCCCGTTTGCGCGGCGCTCGGAGCTCACCGGCGGGACGGGCCTCCAGCGCCGCGCCGGCGCCTCCTCGGAGCTGCGGCCCAGCCTGCGGAGCCTCGTGAGTGCGCGCAGGGGGGCGGCGGGGGCCGGTGGGTGCGGGCGGCCCCCTCAGCCTCCACCGCCCACCCAGGCCGTGTGCGTCAAGGACGTCACCCCGAACCTGCAGAGCTGCCAGCGGCTCCCCGACGGCGACGGGACCTTCCAGTGCAAGGCGGATGTCTTCCTGTCGCTGCGCGCCGCCGACTGCCATCGCACCTGA
- the Anapc11 gene encoding anaphase-promoting complex subunit 11 — MKVKIKCWNGVATWLWVANDENCGICRMAFNGCCPDCKVPGDDCPLVWGQCSHCFHMHCILKWLNAQQVQQHCPMCRQEWKFKE; from the exons ATGAAGGTGAAGATCAAGTGCTGGAACGGCGTGGCCACCTGGCTCTGGGTGGCCAACGACGAGAACTGTGGGATCTGCAGGATGGCGTTCAATGGCTGCTGCCCAGACT GTAAGGTGCCTGGCGATGACTGCCCGCTGGTGTGGGGCCAGTGCTCACACTGCTTCCACATGCACTGCATCCTCAAGTGGCTCAACGCGCAGCAGGTGCAGCAGCACTGCCCCATGTGCCGGCAGGAGTGGAAGTTCAAGGAGTGA